One window of Chamaesiphon minutus PCC 6605 genomic DNA carries:
- a CDS encoding DNA-directed RNA polymerase subunit beta' — MSEKERKPIVFNNRMVDKGQLKKLITWSFRHYGTARTAQMADKLKELGFRFATRAGVSISIDDLKIPPIKREMLEAAENTIDETEAKYTRGEITEVERFQKVIDTWNITSESLKDQVVVNFRENYPLNSVYMMAFSGARGNLSQVRQLVGMRGLMANPQGEIIDLPIKTNFKEGLTVTEYIISSYGARKGLVDTALRTADSGYLTRRLVDVSQDVIVREHDCGTTRGLVVEAMKDGDRVLIPLKDRLHGRVLAADVLHPETKAVIGTRNQELGEDLIKEITKAGVTSVFARSALTCEAARSVCQLCYGWSLAHGHLVDLGEAVGIIAAQSIGEPGTQLTMRTFHTGGVFTGEVEQQIRAPHDGTVKFSNLRVRAVRTRHGEDREQVEVNGDLIVEPKGKGKKKVFNLTPGSLLLVPDGAEVKSGDLLAEIALSRGGRSTEKATKDVASDLAGEVLFADIVPEEKTDRQGNMTRIAQRGGLIWVLSGEVYNLPPGAEPMVKNDDRISVDGVLAETRLISVSGGVVRLRGEREIDIITASVSLDRAKVEVDATSGREQYAIVTDDNQRFQLLTAPGTKVQNSTAVAELVDDRYRTRTGGIVKFAGLDVQKKGKAKQGYEVVQGGTILWIPEESHEVNKDISLLNVEDGQYVEAGTEVIRDIFCGISGIIEVVQKNDILREITIKPGDLHLLDDPEAGQSVSGTICYPGQKPVPELEELTELRYLEYVETPEGSALLIRPVVEYQVPDEPNLPSQASVNQAGAQGTIELRAVQRVPYKDGERVKSVDGVELLRTQLVLEMDSTSTPQLAADIELIKDEDTGELRLQLVILESLTIRRDTAGDNLGGSTYTEALVTDGQQIAPGAVVARTEIRCKHHGIVRGIRQGAESVRRVLVVRDTDRTLVETNGVKPTVKVGKLVVAGGQLAEGLASPESGQVVEVTDSQVILRMARPYRVSPGAILHIDNGDLVQRGDNLVLLVFERSKTGDIIQGLPRIEELLEARKPKEACILNRRDGTASVVYGDDNEPIEIKVIDASGAVEEYFLGPGQNLLVSDGNEVKAGHLLTDGQLNPHEILEVYFNHFREDNGVFEAALLALQKAQAFLVNEVQSVYQSQGIDIADKHIEVIVRQMTSKVRIDDGGDTTMLPGELQELRQVEQVNEAMSITGAAPAEYTPMLLGITKASLNTDSFISAASFQETTRVLTEAAIEGKSDWLRGLKENVIIGRLIPAGTGFNAYEDSNFSSPIMDNDYGSPGMYGAYDGTLGSDEDMILDDRTARSYDLDDPMLGGLSIVKPSSPEEEDEFAGLYGDTVKASSSDDEDDFDWAPPGDSEDDDDFE, encoded by the coding sequence ATGAGCGAAAAAGAGAGAAAGCCGATCGTTTTTAACAACCGGATGGTTGATAAAGGTCAGTTGAAAAAGCTGATTACTTGGTCGTTCCGGCATTATGGTACCGCTCGGACAGCGCAGATGGCGGACAAACTCAAAGAATTGGGTTTCCGATTTGCCACTAGAGCGGGGGTATCGATCAGTATCGATGACCTAAAGATTCCGCCGATCAAGCGGGAAATGCTGGAAGCTGCCGAAAATACGATCGATGAAACCGAAGCTAAATATACTCGCGGCGAGATTACAGAAGTCGAACGGTTCCAAAAAGTAATCGATACTTGGAACATCACTTCTGAAAGCCTCAAAGACCAAGTAGTAGTTAACTTTAGAGAAAATTATCCGCTCAACTCCGTCTATATGATGGCATTCTCTGGGGCGCGGGGCAACCTGTCTCAAGTTCGTCAGCTCGTCGGAATGCGCGGTTTGATGGCCAATCCCCAAGGGGAAATCATCGACTTACCAATTAAGACCAACTTTAAAGAAGGCTTGACGGTAACCGAGTATATTATTTCCTCATACGGTGCGCGTAAGGGTCTGGTCGATACCGCATTGCGGACGGCTGACTCTGGTTACCTGACTCGTCGTTTGGTAGACGTATCCCAAGATGTGATCGTCCGCGAACATGATTGTGGCACGACTCGCGGCTTGGTTGTCGAAGCAATGAAGGATGGAGATCGCGTCTTGATTCCGCTCAAAGATCGGCTGCACGGACGCGTCTTAGCGGCGGATGTCTTGCATCCCGAAACCAAAGCAGTTATCGGCACTCGCAACCAAGAATTAGGTGAAGATCTAATTAAAGAAATTACCAAAGCTGGCGTGACATCGGTCTTCGCGCGATCGGCTCTAACTTGTGAAGCCGCTCGATCGGTCTGTCAACTCTGCTATGGTTGGAGTCTGGCACACGGACACCTGGTCGATTTGGGCGAAGCCGTCGGGATTATCGCCGCACAATCGATCGGCGAACCTGGCACCCAGCTCACAATGCGGACATTCCACACGGGTGGGGTATTTACAGGCGAAGTCGAGCAACAAATTCGTGCTCCACACGATGGTACTGTTAAATTCTCCAATCTCCGCGTGCGTGCCGTCCGCACCCGCCACGGAGAAGACCGCGAACAAGTAGAAGTCAATGGCGATCTGATCGTCGAACCTAAAGGTAAAGGGAAGAAAAAGGTCTTTAATCTCACCCCTGGTTCGCTGTTACTGGTACCCGATGGCGCGGAAGTTAAATCTGGCGATCTGCTCGCAGAAATCGCGCTGAGTCGTGGTGGCCGCTCCACTGAAAAAGCAACAAAAGACGTTGCCTCCGATCTGGCTGGGGAAGTTTTATTTGCCGATATCGTACCGGAAGAAAAAACCGATCGACAAGGTAATATGACGCGGATCGCTCAACGTGGTGGTTTGATCTGGGTACTATCGGGCGAAGTTTATAATTTACCACCTGGTGCCGAACCGATGGTCAAAAACGACGATCGGATCTCTGTCGATGGCGTCTTGGCTGAAACCCGCTTGATTTCGGTCAGCGGTGGTGTCGTCCGACTGCGCGGCGAACGGGAGATCGATATTATCACGGCATCCGTGTCGCTCGATCGCGCTAAAGTCGAAGTCGATGCCACGTCTGGTCGCGAACAATATGCGATCGTCACCGATGACAATCAACGCTTCCAACTGCTGACCGCACCTGGAACCAAAGTCCAAAATAGCACTGCCGTTGCCGAATTGGTAGACGATCGCTATCGCACGCGCACGGGTGGGATTGTCAAATTTGCCGGACTAGATGTCCAGAAAAAAGGTAAAGCCAAACAGGGCTACGAGGTCGTCCAAGGTGGGACAATTCTGTGGATTCCTGAAGAGTCCCATGAAGTCAACAAAGACATCTCCCTGCTCAACGTCGAAGATGGGCAGTATGTCGAAGCAGGCACCGAAGTCATTCGCGATATCTTCTGCGGTATCAGCGGGATTATCGAAGTCGTGCAGAAAAATGACATCTTGCGGGAAATTACGATCAAACCTGGCGATCTGCACCTGCTCGACGATCCCGAAGCCGGACAGTCAGTCAGCGGTACGATCTGTTATCCCGGTCAAAAACCCGTTCCCGAACTCGAAGAACTGACCGAACTGCGGTATCTAGAATACGTCGAAACTCCTGAAGGTTCGGCACTCTTGATCCGCCCCGTCGTAGAATACCAAGTTCCTGACGAACCCAATCTGCCATCCCAAGCATCTGTCAATCAGGCTGGTGCCCAAGGCACGATCGAGTTACGAGCGGTGCAACGCGTACCTTACAAAGATGGCGAACGCGTCAAATCTGTGGATGGGGTCGAACTCCTCCGCACCCAACTGGTGTTGGAAATGGATTCTACCAGCACTCCCCAACTGGCTGCCGATATCGAACTGATTAAAGACGAAGATACTGGCGAACTCCGGCTTCAACTAGTGATTCTCGAATCGCTAACGATCCGGCGCGATACTGCTGGTGATAACTTGGGTGGTAGTACATATACCGAAGCTCTGGTTACCGATGGCCAACAAATCGCACCAGGTGCAGTTGTCGCTCGGACGGAGATTCGTTGTAAACATCATGGGATCGTGCGTGGGATTCGCCAAGGGGCTGAATCTGTGCGGCGAGTACTCGTAGTTCGCGATACCGATCGGACGCTCGTCGAAACTAATGGTGTTAAACCGACTGTCAAAGTCGGCAAACTAGTAGTAGCAGGCGGCCAACTCGCGGAAGGTCTCGCTAGTCCCGAATCCGGTCAAGTTGTGGAAGTTACTGACTCCCAAGTCATCTTACGGATGGCGCGTCCCTATCGCGTCTCGCCAGGAGCAATCCTGCATATTGACAACGGCGATCTCGTCCAACGGGGCGATAACTTGGTACTACTGGTATTCGAGCGATCGAAAACCGGAGATATCATCCAAGGTTTACCTCGGATCGAGGAATTACTCGAAGCCCGCAAACCGAAAGAAGCCTGTATCCTCAACCGTCGCGATGGTACTGCCTCTGTAGTTTATGGTGACGATAACGAGCCGATCGAGATTAAAGTCATCGATGCTAGTGGCGCAGTCGAAGAATACTTCCTCGGCCCCGGTCAAAACTTACTCGTATCGGATGGAAATGAAGTCAAAGCAGGACACCTGCTTACGGATGGACAGTTGAACCCACACGAAATCCTCGAAGTCTACTTCAACCACTTCCGCGAAGATAATGGCGTCTTTGAAGCTGCGTTACTCGCCCTGCAAAAAGCCCAAGCCTTCCTAGTAAATGAAGTTCAATCGGTGTATCAATCTCAAGGGATCGACATCGCCGACAAACACATCGAGGTGATCGTCCGACAGATGACTTCCAAAGTCCGCATCGACGATGGTGGCGATACCACCATGTTACCGGGAGAACTCCAAGAACTCCGCCAAGTCGAACAGGTCAACGAAGCGATGTCGATTACTGGTGCAGCTCCGGCTGAATATACGCCAATGTTGCTCGGGATTACCAAAGCATCGTTGAATACCGATAGCTTCATCTCGGCTGCAAGTTTCCAAGAAACCACTCGCGTCCTGACAGAAGCCGCGATCGAAGGTAAATCAGACTGGTTGCGCGGCTTGAAAGAGAACGTGATCATCGGTCGTCTGATTCCTGCTGGTACTGGCTTCAACGCCTATGAAGACTCCAACTTCTCCAGCCCGATTATGGACAATGATTATGGCTCTCCAGGCATGTATGGTGCCTACGATGGCACCCTCGGCAGCGATGAGGATATGATTCTCGACGATCGCACCGCCCGTAGCTACGATCTCGACGATCCAATGCTCGGTGGCTTATCGATTGTCAAGCCTTCTAGTCCAGAAGAGGAGGACGAATTTGCTGGACTCTACGGCGATACAGTCAAAGCCAGTAGCTCCGATGATGAAGATGATTTCGATTGGGCACCGCCTGGGGACAGCGAGGATGATGATGATTTTGAATAA
- a CDS encoding DNA-directed RNA polymerase subunit gamma translates to MRQKLETKFDYVKIGIASPDRIREWGSRNLPNGQLVGEVTKPETINYRTLKPEMDGLFCERIFGPAKDWECHCGKYKRVRHRGIVCERCGVEVTESRVRRHRMGFIKLAAPVAHVWYLKGIPSYLSILLDMPLRDVEQIVYFNSYVVLAAGNDDTLGYKQLLTEEQWLEIEERIYSEDSQLEGVEVGIGAEAVQRLLEDLQLEEEAEKLREQISESKGQKRAKLIKRLRVIDNFIATGSRPEWMILSYVPVIPPDLRPMVQLDGGRFATSDLNDLYRRVINRNNRLARLQEILAPEIIVRNEKRMLQEAVDALIDNGRRGRTVVGANNRALKSLSDIIEGKQGRFRQNLLGKRVDYSGRSVIVVGPKLKIHQCGLPREMAIELFQPFVIHRLIKNNLVNNIKAAKKLIQRGDPTVWDVLEEVIAGHPVMLNRAPTLHRLGIQAFEPIIVEGRAIQLHPLVCPAFNADFDGDQMAVHVPLSLESQAEARLLMLASNNILSPATGSPIVAPSQDMVLGCYYLTARNPELAETDRYFANLDDAVRAYDRGELNIHSFIWVRYDGLMESDDEEKDPLETIDNGDGTTTRLYKYRRIRETSTGELLSQYIYTTPGRIIYNKTIQEVLSV, encoded by the coding sequence ATGCGTCAAAAGCTAGAAACCAAGTTTGATTACGTTAAGATTGGGATCGCTTCACCCGATCGGATTCGAGAGTGGGGTTCGCGGAACTTACCCAACGGACAATTAGTTGGCGAAGTCACCAAACCAGAAACCATCAACTATCGGACATTGAAGCCGGAAATGGATGGTTTGTTCTGCGAACGGATTTTTGGCCCTGCCAAGGATTGGGAATGCCATTGCGGTAAATACAAACGGGTGCGCCATCGTGGCATCGTCTGCGAACGTTGTGGAGTTGAAGTTACCGAATCCCGCGTGCGCCGTCACCGGATGGGCTTTATCAAACTAGCTGCGCCAGTGGCTCACGTTTGGTACCTCAAAGGGATTCCCAGCTACTTGAGCATCCTGCTCGATATGCCCTTGCGCGATGTCGAACAAATCGTCTACTTCAACTCCTATGTTGTTTTGGCCGCAGGTAACGATGATACTCTCGGTTACAAACAACTGCTGACTGAAGAACAGTGGTTAGAAATTGAAGAACGGATCTATAGTGAAGACTCTCAACTCGAAGGAGTCGAAGTCGGCATTGGTGCAGAAGCCGTCCAGCGGCTCCTAGAAGACCTGCAATTGGAAGAAGAGGCTGAAAAGCTCCGCGAGCAGATTAGCGAGTCCAAGGGTCAAAAACGCGCCAAGTTGATCAAACGCCTGCGGGTGATCGATAACTTCATCGCGACAGGTAGTCGTCCCGAATGGATGATTCTCAGTTACGTGCCTGTAATTCCCCCTGATTTGCGCCCAATGGTGCAACTCGATGGCGGTCGATTTGCGACTTCGGACTTAAACGATCTCTATCGCCGTGTCATCAACCGGAATAACCGTCTGGCGAGATTGCAAGAAATCTTAGCACCCGAAATCATCGTCCGCAACGAGAAACGGATGCTTCAAGAAGCCGTCGATGCGCTGATCGATAACGGTAGACGCGGTAGAACCGTAGTCGGTGCCAATAACCGCGCCCTCAAATCCCTATCCGATATTATCGAAGGGAAACAGGGACGCTTCCGGCAGAACTTGCTCGGTAAACGGGTCGATTATTCCGGACGTTCGGTAATTGTCGTCGGGCCAAAACTGAAAATCCACCAGTGTGGATTGCCTAGAGAAATGGCGATCGAATTATTCCAGCCGTTTGTGATCCATCGGTTGATCAAAAACAACTTGGTCAATAATATCAAAGCTGCCAAAAAACTGATCCAACGTGGCGATCCAACCGTGTGGGATGTCCTCGAAGAAGTCATCGCCGGACACCCAGTGATGCTGAATCGGGCACCAACCCTGCACCGTTTGGGGATTCAAGCCTTCGAGCCGATTATCGTCGAAGGTCGCGCGATTCAACTCCATCCGCTAGTTTGCCCAGCATTTAATGCCGACTTCGACGGAGACCAGATGGCGGTTCACGTACCGTTGTCCTTGGAGTCTCAAGCCGAAGCCCGACTGCTAATGTTGGCGAGTAATAACATTCTCTCACCAGCAACGGGTTCGCCGATCGTCGCACCTTCTCAGGATATGGTCTTGGGTTGTTATTATCTGACCGCTCGGAATCCCGAACTCGCCGAAACCGATCGCTATTTTGCCAATCTAGACGATGCCGTTCGTGCATACGATCGCGGCGAGCTGAATATCCACAGCTTTATCTGGGTCAGATACGACGGTTTAATGGAATCCGACGATGAAGAAAAAGACCCATTAGAAACGATCGACAATGGCGACGGTACGACCACCAGACTCTATAAATACCGCCGCATTCGCGAAACCAGCACAGGTGAACTGCTCTCTCAATATATCTATACCACCCCAGGCCGGATTATTTACAACAAGACCATTCAAGAAGTCCTCTCGGTATAG